Part of the Triticum urartu cultivar G1812 chromosome 2, Tu2.1, whole genome shotgun sequence genome, CTGAGAGGCTATTGTTCAACACTATTACAGTACCGCTTTCCCCTCTATCTTGGCCACTGCTTCATATCCTCCACGCCTTCAAATTTTGATGTGTTTCCACATGGTATAGTCTCGAACAGAGTTTAAATAATACCCCTCCGCTGGGATACATAGTCTATTTGGCTGGCTAACAAAAGATCTTAACAAATAACTACTCTATTTGTATGCGGTTTATGAGATACAAAATCACGGTACTAAGTTTAGTTAATGGTATAAATGAAATGACATAGAAAAAGGGAGCCTAATTCTTATATCTCTTTTTTACGAATGAAGCTCCAATAATGCACCAGCCAAAAAGGGGGCAGTGAGATCTAGcgctgctgttgctgtgtgcaaCTTCCGTGACCCACGTCAATTCAACAGTTATGACCAATAATAGAGAAGATATTTTACCAGAAAGTAACCAAGCAAAGGCTTTCAGTTTACTGGAGGTTGGTGCTCGTTATTTTGTCAAGATCTACAAACAGTAATTCAGCAAAGAGCTCTGCAGTGGCCCTGGCGACTGAACTTACTGTTCTAATTTTGTAGCAATGAAACTATGGAAATCTGCCACACACAAGAATTTGCTGGAGTCCATTTGTAAAGGCAGATCAAAACATAGTTTCTGCATTTTCTTTCTATGTATCTAAGAAAAAACCGGAGAGCATTGAGCAGATGAATAGCAGATGGAATCCTCCAAAAATGCACACACAAAAAAAACCAGTTTTATTGAGTATCGAACAGATATTCTTATGCATGTAATGAAAAAGGAATTTTGAAATTGCCACTTATAATTTTCTACAGGCCGATCAAATGCACATGGTGGGAGTTTGTGTTGCACAAAAAGCTGCGAGAAACTTGTCATGCATATAGAAATGTAATTTTCTAGTAGATCCGAATTTTTTTGTTGGACAGAGACAACGGTTGAAGGTCGTCAACTAACTAATAGTAATAAATCCCCTAAAAGGAAAATAATAGTAATAAACTTTACACTTTCCTCAAAAAAATGGAGCACGCAAACTTTTTTATGTTGCGAGAAAAAGTTCACAGTAACTTATAGatgcatatatacacacataTTAATTCCACTGAGTGAGTTAGCCTACCTTGACATTTCCAGCTTCTTTGATGGCCTCCACCAGCTTGAGCTGCAGGTGGAGGTTGTGGCTACGGAAGTGAACCCCGGACATGGCCGACACCACCACGTCTACCTGCTTCATGGCGGCAACGAGGCCCTGGTGGTCGTCGAGGGATGCCTCCAGGAGCCGCGCTCCCTGCGCCTTGAACGACAGCAGCATCTGGAGCTTGTCAATGTCGAGGCCGATCTCCGGCCTCATCAGGACGTAGGTCTCGTGGCCCTGTGCTAAGCTCGCCTTCACGATCCTCCTGCCGATGTAGCCCGTGCCTCCAACGACAAGAACCCTGCTCTTCTCCATGCCTCACAAAAGAAGAAGCTAGATGCAAATTGCTGCCCGGACTGCTATTTTTATGCCGAAGTCTGGCGTGTCAACCTGGTTGGGACCTTCAGATATGGACATCGGTCAGTGAAATCGTTGTCAATCTTGTTGGTTGGTGGTGACATTACGTGTACGGCCCTAGGCCCTAGCTGATATTACGTGTACGGCAGCTCTATCACGGTGGTTGATTTTGAGGTTGCATTGATGCGCTGTCGTTTATTTGGTATACCTACTTTTCTTTATGAGCACATGTGATTTATGGCTTGACAGTTCACGCATATTACAAAGTTCCATCGGCAATTGCAGTGGACTTAAATTTACTGTTGGAAATCTCAAAGGGTAACATAAGTTACTAGTTAGTGAATAGTATATACTAGATGGTACCTTGCACGTTGGTGCGGGAATTAGTTGCAATATATTTCAATAAAATTTGATTGTGCGTAATATAAATATTTTGATTAATAACATATGAGCCAAAATTAAAATACATACAATTTATTATATTGGATTATGCATAGTTGTAAAATATTTATTAAATATAAGTGGAATCATAGGATAAAAAATATTTTCCCATGTATGGTTGCATGTGATGGTGGGTCTTTTGACTTTTTCCATGCATGGTTGCATGTTGAGGTGGACCTTTAGGTTGGTCATAGTGTGGAGTAACTTATagtagtgtcatgcatatgacactagtgtAAGTTACTACATTCATAGTGCAAACTAACATAGTAGTAGTGTcatagatggcttcatttattagcttatagactcatcttgtattggaaagcgctatgttacagtaacatattatgttactactTCTCATTAAGTACTTGCCACATAAGTAAAAATTTCTTGAAGTACGCTATGTTACtcgctaagttactcccactatgactagccttacATAATTGTATGATGATGTGGCAGTCTCCGTCTTTGCTCATGTCTACTGTGTAGAAAGAGAGCGGCGCGATGAAGGCTGGCATCTACTTGTAGCGGTTACCATTGCAGTAGAGTCAGGACCGAAGCTAGATGAGCATTTTTCCAGGGTCAACTCCAATGCAATTGTGTCAGCTTATATATTTAAACACTGATTGGAATTAGTAATGATGTAGTGAAGGTTTTGCAAAGTCTTTCCCCTCCCCTCTCGCCCACACACACCTCTATTGCAAATGGTAACCTTGTCATTGAGAAGACGACCATTGTATATGCTCTAGTACCTTCTGTGTGTAGTGTACAATGATTGACCAATATAAGTTGCAGCATCTCAAAACAACTTTCGTAATTGGCAGAAAAATCATATTAATAAGGGTTAATTTCCTTGTATTAGTAACGTCTCCAGTACATTGTGTGCATCATGTAGTCGCCCTTAGCGCTCATGATCAAGCTTGCAATTATTAAAGGCTGCTTCCATTTATATGGTGTATTTTGTCTTCATATAAGTTCCACAATTTGTTCGCTGTCATTCTCGCTCACCCGCTTGCCCTGCTCGGCCGCATCCACTCTAGAGCTGCCCTCCTTACCTCCACTGCTCACCACATGCCACCGCCGACACCTTGTAGCCCCGCCGACCTCCGACCGCCAAATTCTGGCAAGATTCCGACGGGATTCAGGTGATctctttttctttattttttttctccttTCCATCATCACTGGCCACGGTGGTGCTCTACCTCCTCATCCCTAGCCCGACGGCGCTCATCCCGTCATCGCCACTGTCACACCCGGCTACACCCCACCGCCTCCCTGGTAGCAGCTCCGGGAGGACCTCCGCTCCGTCCTGTCCAGACGATGTCGCACGCGCGCCAGAGTGTGGTCCATCTTGTGGTTGCGCTTGCAGAGGACGACACAACCACCGGGGATCTCTTCTTGGACGCCGGCGAATGGATTTCATATTCAAGAACCATTGCAATTATAGAATATAAAGATTAATCACGACATGCAAATAATATaaaattttattattgcctctagggcatatttccaacaaatagCATATCAATGGAACTTCCTTCAAACATAGGTGGTGTGTAGCGTATGCTGGTGTCATTGAGCTAAGATAGTTATGCATAGCGCTTCATGTACTCTTCCATCCTGGTGTACTGAACCTCTGGGTAGAGTAGAGAACCCTCTTCTTCTCCATCGTCTCCAATGGCAAAGTTTGTCAGGCAACCCTCATAGAAAATGTGGTGGTAATGCCCTACCCCCACCTGATTTGCAAGGTCTGTACCTGCATGCAAATAGAACATATAGTAGATGTGTCAATTGGAGTGAAAAAAGGTTTTTGCAAGTTTCTTAAAAATAGTCAAATAACTGTTTCTTTGCTTGGTCTTAAATAAATCTGGAATGTGAAAGGCTAAATACTTGCTGAATACATGCGACACAATTAAAAAACACTTTCAGGGCACGAAATTGTTTTCCTACATTTATTAGATTTTGATTATAACTAATGATCATGTACATGACAAATCACTTAATTCATGGGCATGgtttttattatatttttaaGAAGTTTGATCACTAAGTTCTCTATGGATTCAGAAAGTTGTTCATAACCAATCTAAATATCTAACTGAAGACATTTTCATCTCACCAGTCTAACTAGTTTTCATATCTCTAGTATTCCCCTCATATCGATTTTTTAAACCACGCGATAAGCCTCATTTTTTTCCTTCTAAACTGCCCCCTATCTCCTCGTTCATAGGGAAATAAATCCCTTCCAAATTAATAAACAGAAATCAAATAAATCACCAGTAGGAAGAAATCACGTAGTTATACGTAGACAATCCCAATCACATTGTAACTTTCCTTGCCTTTTCCTATGGATTCCTTTCCCACAGCATATCTCAATCTCAACCAAAGCAAAGATTCCCTACGTTGAACCACTAGAATAAAGTTGCCCCATTGCAACACACGGTTATTTAGCTAGAACTATCTATTGTTCATAGTACTATCTAATTGCTTACAAAGAGAGGTAATAAAAAATGGTAATATTTACTTATTGTGCTGGAGAAAAATCACACACTTAATTTTAAATTTTTAGTTCCATATGAGAGTTGGGTACAAAGGTAGGGAAGACTTACACATCCTCATGGACGATAATAGGGATATATGTGTATTATATAATTAGTTATTCTTTAATGTTATCTCTAGCAATTAGTAATAATTTATTGTGCCAATTTTTTCTTACAAATCATGTGAACATGGTATATGCCTTTACATACATACAAATACTTATTAAGGTGTTATATTAATTAGGTGACAAGGGATAATTCCTTGACTAGAGGAAGGCCTGCTTCTCACGCTGCACTATGTCTCTCAAGTTTTCAGGAGAAGTCGAACATAATTATGTTGTATATGTCCTATGATAACTCTTCACAAGGACAAATATCGTCCTACAGAACTTTGTATTAAAAAAATATTCACACAATTAATTCCATTGTCCTAGTAAGAAAATGACATGAAAAAGGGTATTATTTTCCTAGAAATTTGATGTGGCCCTTCCACCATATGTTGGTACTACTAAGCTGCGAAAAAAATGAGATATATTATACTTTACACTCAAGCAATAAATGTTTTTTTCTTACCTTCCATTGAAGCCAAGAATTCAGCACTGGGAATGGGAATTTTCTCAAGGGCCTTTCCTGAAAGCTTTTCCCATTTAGCAATCAGCTCATTTTGACTAAGGATGTTTTCCAGCGGTCTTAGGTATATTGTCTTGTTTAAGGCCCGCGGATCATCAATGGACTTGATTGTATACGTTGCAATGTCATCTTCATCCATAAATATTGCTGCATAGTACGATATAACTTTAAATAGTCAAGTGGAAATTTGAAGGGAGCGGCATAAACCCAGGAGTAATCATACAACTACGATAAGTAAAACCTAGAAGTACATATGTTTGTATGTGTTTACCTTTGACGTTGCCATCTCCATATACATTAACTTTCTCCCTGGGTGGAAGAAGAGTACGCATTTGGCAGAGGTTAGGAACAAAGTAAGCAGCAAAGCAGTTTGCAGAAATATAAGTGTGGCCAATGTTTGCTTCTTCTATCGCCTTTCTTATCTCCATCTTCTCATCAAATGTGACCCTTCCTGGTTCAAGAGCATGCCCCATCCTTGCTGGGTCCATGCCGAACTCAGATGGTAGGAAACGCTGCATGCCAAATTGTATATTTATTGATTATGACTACACTCGAGCTGTTTTCATCAAGTTAAAAACACAAATTAAGAAGAATCACAACATATCGTGTTCTTAATTATTCTTATTTTCAATCCGCAAGGTGATATTTTTTTAACAAGATTTCTGCAAACTATTCAAAGCTCTTTGCATCAAATTGATGAGTAAACTGGACCAGCCCAGTCAGCCGCTACTATGCATCGGTACCTTTCCGCCTGTTTTGATCGATTTATTCGGTCCAATTCCTTTCAAAAATCTGTTCGTGGGATGTTTTGACAAAGTTAGATAATATAATATATTATGAATATAAATCCATAATTTTTTTAAAATCACAAATCAAAAAATATGCGTGAATGTTTTAACATGTTCACAATTATTTTTGGAAAACATACCACAACTACTGAAAATTatgtatttaaaaaaatgttcggACAATTTAGGAAATGTTCAACGAAAATTTAAAATGTTTACAAATTTTTTCaaagttttcaaaaaaaattccgtAACATGATTTTCAATAAAATGCTCTCGGAAATTAAAATCTGTGTGCATATTTTAGAAAATGTTTACTATTTTTAATATTCATGTATTTTTTAAAACATCATGAATTTAAGCACACACAAAAAGAAAATAAGAAAACAAATATAAAACAACACCagaaaaaaaaactgaaaaaagACATATAAACCCCCTTTTGTTTTTCTCTCTCTCGAAATGGATATTGTGAGAGTTACCATCTTTTAGCGACAAAAAGTTCATAGAGTACTATTTACTTATAATTCCCCTGAGTGAGTTAGCCTACCTTAACATTTCGGGCCTCTTTGATAGCATCCACGAGCTTGAGCTGCAGCTGGAGGTTGTGGCTACGGAAGTGAACCCCGGACATGGCCGACACCACCACTTCCACCTGCTTCATGGTGGCGACGAGGCTCCGGTGGTCGTTGAGCGACGCCTCGACGAGCCGTGCTCCCTGCGCCTTGAACGACAGCATCATCTGGAGCTTGTCAATGTCGAGGCCGATCTCCGGCCTCAACAGCACGTAGGTCTCGTGGCCCTGGGCCAGGCTGGCCTTCACGATCCTCCTGCCGAGGTAACCGGTGCCTCCGACCACAAGAACCTTGCTCTTCTCCATGCCTGACAAAGGAGAAGCTAGCTAGCTGCAAATTGCCGACGCCTGGCGTGTCCACTCTCCACCTGCGGTTGGGACCTTCAGATAAGGAGATCGGTCAGTGAAGTCGTTATCAAGCTTGTTGGTTGGTGTGGTGAGGTTACGTGTACGACCCTAGCTGATATCGCGTATCACTCTGGTAGTGACCCCGCAGCTCTATCATGGCGTGGTTGATTGGTGACGGTGTACGACCTTAGCTTAATTATATCGGGTATCACTCTCGTAGTGACCCGGCAGCTCTATCATGGTGTACGTACTTTATTTTATGAGCACATGTGATTTATGGCTTGCAAACTTGTAAGCTCAGCTGATACAGTTCATGCATTTACAAAATTCCGTCTGCGATTCTAGTGGACTCCAGTTGAAAATCTCAAAAAGTAACATAACTGCATCTCCAACGGCGTACAGATTGCATTGAGATGTACTACCTCTATATCAAAAGATAAGACGTTTTTTAGGTTAAACTAGTCTAAAAAATATCTTATATTTTGATATGGAGGGAGTAAACTAGTCTAAAAAACAACTGCTTAGAAATGTTCAGCTCTTAGACCTTCTTAGGTTCCTTAAATC contains:
- the LOC125535498 gene encoding isoflavone reductase homolog; translation: MEKSKVLVVGGTGYLGRRIVKASLAQGHETYVLLRPEIGLDIDKLQMMLSFKAQGARLVEASLNDHRSLVATMKQVEVVVSAMSGVHFRSHNLQLQLKLVDAIKEARNVKRFLPSEFGMDPARMGHALEPGRVTFDEKMEIRKAIEEANIGHTYISANCFAAYFVPNLCQMRTLLPPREKVNVYGDGNVKAIFMDEDDIATYTIKSIDDPRALNKTIYLRPLENILSQNELIAKWEKLSGKALEKIPIPSAEFLASMEGTDLANQVGVGHYHHIFYEGCLTNFAIGDDGEEEGSLLYPEVQYTRMEEYMKRYA